In a genomic window of Gemmatimonadota bacterium:
- a CDS encoding Gfo/Idh/MocA family oxidoreductase produces MSLDLDYRPKLGNKQDYGIGIIGAGGIVNAAHLPAYRKAGFNVVGLTDADGDKADRTARIFEVPTVYPSVEALLDDPAVDIV; encoded by the coding sequence ATGAGCCTGGATCTGGACTATCGTCCGAAACTTGGAAACAAGCAGGATTACGGAATCGGCATCATCGGGGCGGGAGGGATCGTGAACGCCGCGCACCTCCCCGCCTATCGCAAGGCTGGATTCAATGTCGTCGGGTTGACGGACGCAGACGGCGACAAGGCGGACCGGACCGCCCGGATTTTCGAGGTGCCTACGGTGTACCCTTCCGTGGAAGCGCTGCTCGACGACCCCGCGGTGGACATCGTGG